Below is a genomic region from Carassius auratus strain Wakin unplaced genomic scaffold, ASM336829v1 scaf_tig00002789, whole genome shotgun sequence.
tgattaaacctTACTTTTCTTAGGGCACATTCTCTATGTGAGGACAACTCCTCTGACATGCAGGGGATAATTTCTTCTGCAACCAGCCAGTTTCAGGAATCCAGGAGAAGCTCTTTCACAGGTGCTGGGGCTGTGGCAAGGTAACGTCAAGTCCATCCAAACCAAAGCTTTAACGTAGTTAACCATGTGATCCGTGATTACCACCAAAGCCAAGTCAACTGCACACTCAGCATCAGTCATTAACACATCTCATTTGACCATACAGAGAAGTATGGTCCACACTCATCAACAACACTGTGcaaaatttaaatatgttaagTGTGCGTTTGACATGGCTTGAACAGAAAGCTACATCCTGTATAAAGTGTTGCTGTCTGATATCTTTCGGTCTCCCAGGCTTACCCAGTTTCTGGTAATGCTGAGGAACTGGGCATCACACAGGCTTCACAGAGAGGTTGAGCGTCCCGACTCCTTTTTAGAGCGATTCCGTGGACCTGACCTCAAAGATTTATCTAACCGAGGAAGTAATGCCCGATCCTCTTTGGGCCTTCCTGACAGGCCTCATAAGAGGAAGTAagtcaaaataaaggttttctgCATGGTTTCTTTATACAGGCAGAGACACCTTTGGTATAATGTAGAGGCCTTGAAAATAAAAGAATCACGTAGGGAATCATGCTGCATCTGTGCAAAAACAAAGTACATCCGTATTGTGTGCAGATGATTCATAAAACATCACAGAGCTGAGGATTCATGTAATAAAATCAAAACA
It encodes:
- the LOC113070031 gene encoding cyclic nucleotide-gated channel cone photoreceptor subunit alpha-like, which gives rise to MAKICTEQSYPSRHMLSVRASEDELDQTENGASRAHSLCEDNSSDMQGIISSATSQFQESRRSSFTGAGAVARLTQFLVMLRNWASHRLHREVERPDSFLERFRGPDLKDLSNRGSNARSSLGLPDRPHKRKKEVWIMDPASDKYYRWLSVIAAPVFYNLMMLVTRSVHPE